The following proteins are encoded in a genomic region of Tenebrio molitor chromosome 7, icTenMoli1.1, whole genome shotgun sequence:
- the raw gene encoding uncharacterized protein raw isoform X6 gives MSYDYYVDFCEVYNAICPRLGHTPHIPEDSVQAFFNDMKLYPSKDQVSEMLKCARQCGRRNGASKYITFGEFCVLVREMQNQHSKQHRKIQQCTANNKCVNNCEVFLGGSCNPTTWRADTAIPELQKYGITFYNPQVSRWVPELVAKEHDAKQAASVLLYVVDSQTRSTVGMIEVAYLVASGRCVVVVAHSYKPGQSIMGETITHREYRDLVEGQTTLLTLVKSKGIEVHKSLPSALQCTAKILRNVTNDITAEEHLTSKLRKLREVFDSYGGQNGEIEVYKFLKAFNQLTQRDLTTNELYKYYTASRNTGISFELFCMLMAEFTTDNCDTSTTNGRFSDPLYWACALLKTRHLLSSYVIEPVANILVRASQPFQRQCSTNNNTCNMVSPHVNGEIEEPVSNNAFKQTKYDVFLGGTRNSQGNWREEIAIPALQKYNISYTSTSTNGYVVLDNKNVTDQDVLDWKQAMDSSQVLLFYVTADTRSLTTMILAAHYIAVEKDMVLCIQPLPEENCVVGNETLSDQAIKDYNRGRVYVTDMAKRKQIPVFEDIAEAVQCVVNKFQSR, from the exons ATGAGTTATGATTATTACGTTGACTTTTG TGAGGTTTACAATGCTATTTGCCCTCGGTTGGGACACACCCCCCATATTCCTGAAGATTCCGTTCAGGCTTTCTTTAACGACATGAAACTTTATCCATCTAAAGATCAAG TGTCAGAAATGTTAAAGTGTGCCAGACAGTGCGGTCGGAGAAATGGGGCATCTAAATACATCACCTTTGGAGAGTTCTGTGTCCTTGTTAGAGAAATGCAAAATCAACATTCTAAGCAGCACCGAAAAATCCAGCAGTGTACAGCTAACAACA aatgtGTAAACAACTGTGAAGTATTCTTAGGGGGGTCATGTAATCCCACAACGTGGAGAGCCGACACCGCGATTCCAGAACTACAAAAGTACGGTATTACGTTTTACAATCCG CAAGTATCGAGATGGGTACCAGAGTTGGTGGCGAAAGAGCACGACGCGAAACAAGCAGCGTCGGTGCTATTGTATGTAGTTGACAGCCAAACGAGAAGTACAGTTGGGATGATAGAAGTCGCCTATTTGGTAGCATCTGGTCGATGTGTCGTAGTAGTTGCTCATTCTTACAAACCTGGTCAAAGTATTATGGGGGAAACAATCACACATAG GGAATATAGAGATTTGGTAGAGGGCCAAACGACGTTATTAACGCTAGTTAAAAGCAAAGGTATTGAAGTTCACAAGAGTTTACCGTCGGCGCTACAGTGTACTGCGAAGATATTGAGGAACGTCACCAATGACATCACTGCAGAGGAACACTTAACCAGCAAACTCAG AAAGTTACGAGAAGTTTTCGACTCCTATGGAGGTCAGAATGGCGAAATCGAAGtgtacaaatttttgaaagctTTCAATCAATTAACTCAACGCGATTTGACGACCAACGaattatataaatattacACTGCTTCCCGCAATACTGGCATATCATTCGAACTATTCTGTATGCTGATGGCCGAATTCACCACCGACAACTGTGATACGAGCACGACAAATGGTAGATTTTCAGATCCTTTATATTGGGCGTGTGCACTTTTGAAGACTCGGCATTTGCTCAGTTCATACGTTATCGAACCAGTTGCTAACATCTTAG TGCGGGCAAGTCAACCGTTTCAGCGTCAGTGTTCGACGAATAACAACACTTGTAACATGGTTAGCCCTCACGTGAACGGTGAAATAGAGGAGCCTGTCAGTAATAATGCTTTCAAACAGACCAAGTACGACGTGTTTTTGGGAGGGACGCGGAACTCGCAGGGAAACTGGCGGGAAGAAATAGCAATACCagctttacaaaaatataatataagtTACACTTCGACGTCCACGAACGGTTACGTAGTATTAGATAATAAGAATGTGACGGATCAAGACGTCTTAGATTGGAAGCAAGCGATGGACAGCTCTCAAGTGCTGCTGTTTTACGTAACGGCGGATACGAGATCGTTGACGACCATGATTCTGGCGGCTCATTACATCGCGGTTGAAAAGGACATGGTTTTGTGCATCCAACCGTTGCCGGAAGAGAATTGCGTCGTCGGGAACGAAACT ttgTCAGATCAGGCCATCAAAGACTACAACAGAGGGAGAGTGTACGTAACGGATATGGCGAAACGTAAGCAAATTCCAGTATTTGAAGACATCGCAGAAGCTGTGCAATGTGTAGTGAACAAGTTTCAGAGCAGATAG
- the raw gene encoding uncharacterized protein raw isoform X8 yields the protein MKLYPSKDQVSEMLKCARQCGRRNGASKYITFGEFCVLVREMQNQHSKQHRKIQQCTANNKCVNNCEVFLGGSCNPTTWRADTAIPELQKYGITFYNPQVSRWVPELVAKEHDAKQAASVLLYVVDSQTRSTVGMIEVAYLVASGRCVVVVAHSYKPGQSIMGETITHREYRDLVEGQTTLLTLVKSKGIEVHKSLPSALQCTAKILRNVTNDITAEEHLTSKLRKLREVFDSYGGQNGEIEVYKFLKAFNQLTQRDLTTNELYKYYTASRNTGISFELFCMLMAEFTTDNCDTSTTNGRFSDPLYWACALLKTRHLLSSYVIEPVANILVRASQPFQRQCSTNNNTCNMVSPHVNGEIEEPVSNNAFKQTKYDVFLGGTRNSQGNWREEIAIPALQKYNISYTSTSTNGYVVLDNKNVTDQDVLDWKQAMDSSQVLLFYVTADTRSLTTMILAAHYIAVEKDMVLCIQPLPEENCVVGNETLSDQAIKDYNRGRVYVTDMAKRKQIPVFEDIAEAVQCVVNKFQSR from the exons ATGAAACTTTATCCATCTAAAGATCAAG TGTCAGAAATGTTAAAGTGTGCCAGACAGTGCGGTCGGAGAAATGGGGCATCTAAATACATCACCTTTGGAGAGTTCTGTGTCCTTGTTAGAGAAATGCAAAATCAACATTCTAAGCAGCACCGAAAAATCCAGCAGTGTACAGCTAACAACA aatgtGTAAACAACTGTGAAGTATTCTTAGGGGGGTCATGTAATCCCACAACGTGGAGAGCCGACACCGCGATTCCAGAACTACAAAAGTACGGTATTACGTTTTACAATCCG CAAGTATCGAGATGGGTACCAGAGTTGGTGGCGAAAGAGCACGACGCGAAACAAGCAGCGTCGGTGCTATTGTATGTAGTTGACAGCCAAACGAGAAGTACAGTTGGGATGATAGAAGTCGCCTATTTGGTAGCATCTGGTCGATGTGTCGTAGTAGTTGCTCATTCTTACAAACCTGGTCAAAGTATTATGGGGGAAACAATCACACATAG GGAATATAGAGATTTGGTAGAGGGCCAAACGACGTTATTAACGCTAGTTAAAAGCAAAGGTATTGAAGTTCACAAGAGTTTACCGTCGGCGCTACAGTGTACTGCGAAGATATTGAGGAACGTCACCAATGACATCACTGCAGAGGAACACTTAACCAGCAAACTCAG AAAGTTACGAGAAGTTTTCGACTCCTATGGAGGTCAGAATGGCGAAATCGAAGtgtacaaatttttgaaagctTTCAATCAATTAACTCAACGCGATTTGACGACCAACGaattatataaatattacACTGCTTCCCGCAATACTGGCATATCATTCGAACTATTCTGTATGCTGATGGCCGAATTCACCACCGACAACTGTGATACGAGCACGACAAATGGTAGATTTTCAGATCCTTTATATTGGGCGTGTGCACTTTTGAAGACTCGGCATTTGCTCAGTTCATACGTTATCGAACCAGTTGCTAACATCTTAG TGCGGGCAAGTCAACCGTTTCAGCGTCAGTGTTCGACGAATAACAACACTTGTAACATGGTTAGCCCTCACGTGAACGGTGAAATAGAGGAGCCTGTCAGTAATAATGCTTTCAAACAGACCAAGTACGACGTGTTTTTGGGAGGGACGCGGAACTCGCAGGGAAACTGGCGGGAAGAAATAGCAATACCagctttacaaaaatataatataagtTACACTTCGACGTCCACGAACGGTTACGTAGTATTAGATAATAAGAATGTGACGGATCAAGACGTCTTAGATTGGAAGCAAGCGATGGACAGCTCTCAAGTGCTGCTGTTTTACGTAACGGCGGATACGAGATCGTTGACGACCATGATTCTGGCGGCTCATTACATCGCGGTTGAAAAGGACATGGTTTTGTGCATCCAACCGTTGCCGGAAGAGAATTGCGTCGTCGGGAACGAAACT ttgTCAGATCAGGCCATCAAAGACTACAACAGAGGGAGAGTGTACGTAACGGATATGGCGAAACGTAAGCAAATTCCAGTATTTGAAGACATCGCAGAAGCTGTGCAATGTGTAGTGAACAAGTTTCAGAGCAGATAG
- the raw gene encoding uncharacterized protein raw isoform X7 gives MATTPARRKLFFREDLQVSEMLKCARQCGRRNGASKYITFGEFCVLVREMQNQHSKQHRKIQQCTANNKCVNNCEVFLGGSCNPTTWRADTAIPELQKYGITFYNPQVSRWVPELVAKEHDAKQAASVLLYVVDSQTRSTVGMIEVAYLVASGRCVVVVAHSYKPGQSIMGETITHREYRDLVEGQTTLLTLVKSKGIEVHKSLPSALQCTAKILRNVTNDITAEEHLTSKLRKLREVFDSYGGQNGEIEVYKFLKAFNQLTQRDLTTNELYKYYTASRNTGISFELFCMLMAEFTTDNCDTSTTNGRFSDPLYWACALLKTRHLLSSYVIEPVANILVRASQPFQRQCSTNNNTCNMVSPHVNGEIEEPVSNNAFKQTKYDVFLGGTRNSQGNWREEIAIPALQKYNISYTSTSTNGYVVLDNKNVTDQDVLDWKQAMDSSQVLLFYVTADTRSLTTMILAAHYIAVEKDMVLCIQPLPEENCVVGNETLSDQAIKDYNRGRVYVTDMAKRKQIPVFEDIAEAVQCVVNKFQSR, from the exons TGTCAGAAATGTTAAAGTGTGCCAGACAGTGCGGTCGGAGAAATGGGGCATCTAAATACATCACCTTTGGAGAGTTCTGTGTCCTTGTTAGAGAAATGCAAAATCAACATTCTAAGCAGCACCGAAAAATCCAGCAGTGTACAGCTAACAACA aatgtGTAAACAACTGTGAAGTATTCTTAGGGGGGTCATGTAATCCCACAACGTGGAGAGCCGACACCGCGATTCCAGAACTACAAAAGTACGGTATTACGTTTTACAATCCG CAAGTATCGAGATGGGTACCAGAGTTGGTGGCGAAAGAGCACGACGCGAAACAAGCAGCGTCGGTGCTATTGTATGTAGTTGACAGCCAAACGAGAAGTACAGTTGGGATGATAGAAGTCGCCTATTTGGTAGCATCTGGTCGATGTGTCGTAGTAGTTGCTCATTCTTACAAACCTGGTCAAAGTATTATGGGGGAAACAATCACACATAG GGAATATAGAGATTTGGTAGAGGGCCAAACGACGTTATTAACGCTAGTTAAAAGCAAAGGTATTGAAGTTCACAAGAGTTTACCGTCGGCGCTACAGTGTACTGCGAAGATATTGAGGAACGTCACCAATGACATCACTGCAGAGGAACACTTAACCAGCAAACTCAG AAAGTTACGAGAAGTTTTCGACTCCTATGGAGGTCAGAATGGCGAAATCGAAGtgtacaaatttttgaaagctTTCAATCAATTAACTCAACGCGATTTGACGACCAACGaattatataaatattacACTGCTTCCCGCAATACTGGCATATCATTCGAACTATTCTGTATGCTGATGGCCGAATTCACCACCGACAACTGTGATACGAGCACGACAAATGGTAGATTTTCAGATCCTTTATATTGGGCGTGTGCACTTTTGAAGACTCGGCATTTGCTCAGTTCATACGTTATCGAACCAGTTGCTAACATCTTAG TGCGGGCAAGTCAACCGTTTCAGCGTCAGTGTTCGACGAATAACAACACTTGTAACATGGTTAGCCCTCACGTGAACGGTGAAATAGAGGAGCCTGTCAGTAATAATGCTTTCAAACAGACCAAGTACGACGTGTTTTTGGGAGGGACGCGGAACTCGCAGGGAAACTGGCGGGAAGAAATAGCAATACCagctttacaaaaatataatataagtTACACTTCGACGTCCACGAACGGTTACGTAGTATTAGATAATAAGAATGTGACGGATCAAGACGTCTTAGATTGGAAGCAAGCGATGGACAGCTCTCAAGTGCTGCTGTTTTACGTAACGGCGGATACGAGATCGTTGACGACCATGATTCTGGCGGCTCATTACATCGCGGTTGAAAAGGACATGGTTTTGTGCATCCAACCGTTGCCGGAAGAGAATTGCGTCGTCGGGAACGAAACT ttgTCAGATCAGGCCATCAAAGACTACAACAGAGGGAGAGTGTACGTAACGGATATGGCGAAACGTAAGCAAATTCCAGTATTTGAAGACATCGCAGAAGCTGTGCAATGTGTAGTGAACAAGTTTCAGAGCAGATAG
- the raw gene encoding uncharacterized protein raw isoform X4, giving the protein MQEVVFDMLLHKVSSEVYNAICPRLGHTPHIPEDSVQAFFNDMKLYPSKDQVSEMLKCARQCGRRNGASKYITFGEFCVLVREMQNQHSKQHRKIQQCTANNKCVNNCEVFLGGSCNPTTWRADTAIPELQKYGITFYNPQVSRWVPELVAKEHDAKQAASVLLYVVDSQTRSTVGMIEVAYLVASGRCVVVVAHSYKPGQSIMGETITHREYRDLVEGQTTLLTLVKSKGIEVHKSLPSALQCTAKILRNVTNDITAEEHLTSKLRKLREVFDSYGGQNGEIEVYKFLKAFNQLTQRDLTTNELYKYYTASRNTGISFELFCMLMAEFTTDNCDTSTTNGRFSDPLYWACALLKTRHLLSSYVIEPVANILVRASQPFQRQCSTNNNTCNMVSPHVNGEIEEPVSNNAFKQTKYDVFLGGTRNSQGNWREEIAIPALQKYNISYTSTSTNGYVVLDNKNVTDQDVLDWKQAMDSSQVLLFYVTADTRSLTTMILAAHYIAVEKDMVLCIQPLPEENCVVGNETLSDQAIKDYNRGRVYVTDMAKRKQIPVFEDIAEAVQCVVNKFQSR; this is encoded by the exons TGAGGTTTACAATGCTATTTGCCCTCGGTTGGGACACACCCCCCATATTCCTGAAGATTCCGTTCAGGCTTTCTTTAACGACATGAAACTTTATCCATCTAAAGATCAAG TGTCAGAAATGTTAAAGTGTGCCAGACAGTGCGGTCGGAGAAATGGGGCATCTAAATACATCACCTTTGGAGAGTTCTGTGTCCTTGTTAGAGAAATGCAAAATCAACATTCTAAGCAGCACCGAAAAATCCAGCAGTGTACAGCTAACAACA aatgtGTAAACAACTGTGAAGTATTCTTAGGGGGGTCATGTAATCCCACAACGTGGAGAGCCGACACCGCGATTCCAGAACTACAAAAGTACGGTATTACGTTTTACAATCCG CAAGTATCGAGATGGGTACCAGAGTTGGTGGCGAAAGAGCACGACGCGAAACAAGCAGCGTCGGTGCTATTGTATGTAGTTGACAGCCAAACGAGAAGTACAGTTGGGATGATAGAAGTCGCCTATTTGGTAGCATCTGGTCGATGTGTCGTAGTAGTTGCTCATTCTTACAAACCTGGTCAAAGTATTATGGGGGAAACAATCACACATAG GGAATATAGAGATTTGGTAGAGGGCCAAACGACGTTATTAACGCTAGTTAAAAGCAAAGGTATTGAAGTTCACAAGAGTTTACCGTCGGCGCTACAGTGTACTGCGAAGATATTGAGGAACGTCACCAATGACATCACTGCAGAGGAACACTTAACCAGCAAACTCAG AAAGTTACGAGAAGTTTTCGACTCCTATGGAGGTCAGAATGGCGAAATCGAAGtgtacaaatttttgaaagctTTCAATCAATTAACTCAACGCGATTTGACGACCAACGaattatataaatattacACTGCTTCCCGCAATACTGGCATATCATTCGAACTATTCTGTATGCTGATGGCCGAATTCACCACCGACAACTGTGATACGAGCACGACAAATGGTAGATTTTCAGATCCTTTATATTGGGCGTGTGCACTTTTGAAGACTCGGCATTTGCTCAGTTCATACGTTATCGAACCAGTTGCTAACATCTTAG TGCGGGCAAGTCAACCGTTTCAGCGTCAGTGTTCGACGAATAACAACACTTGTAACATGGTTAGCCCTCACGTGAACGGTGAAATAGAGGAGCCTGTCAGTAATAATGCTTTCAAACAGACCAAGTACGACGTGTTTTTGGGAGGGACGCGGAACTCGCAGGGAAACTGGCGGGAAGAAATAGCAATACCagctttacaaaaatataatataagtTACACTTCGACGTCCACGAACGGTTACGTAGTATTAGATAATAAGAATGTGACGGATCAAGACGTCTTAGATTGGAAGCAAGCGATGGACAGCTCTCAAGTGCTGCTGTTTTACGTAACGGCGGATACGAGATCGTTGACGACCATGATTCTGGCGGCTCATTACATCGCGGTTGAAAAGGACATGGTTTTGTGCATCCAACCGTTGCCGGAAGAGAATTGCGTCGTCGGGAACGAAACT ttgTCAGATCAGGCCATCAAAGACTACAACAGAGGGAGAGTGTACGTAACGGATATGGCGAAACGTAAGCAAATTCCAGTATTTGAAGACATCGCAGAAGCTGTGCAATGTGTAGTGAACAAGTTTCAGAGCAGATAG
- the raw gene encoding uncharacterized protein raw isoform X5, with amino-acid sequence MTGLPPPIGPFTSEVYNAICPRLGHTPHIPEDSVQAFFNDMKLYPSKDQVSEMLKCARQCGRRNGASKYITFGEFCVLVREMQNQHSKQHRKIQQCTANNKCVNNCEVFLGGSCNPTTWRADTAIPELQKYGITFYNPQVSRWVPELVAKEHDAKQAASVLLYVVDSQTRSTVGMIEVAYLVASGRCVVVVAHSYKPGQSIMGETITHREYRDLVEGQTTLLTLVKSKGIEVHKSLPSALQCTAKILRNVTNDITAEEHLTSKLRKLREVFDSYGGQNGEIEVYKFLKAFNQLTQRDLTTNELYKYYTASRNTGISFELFCMLMAEFTTDNCDTSTTNGRFSDPLYWACALLKTRHLLSSYVIEPVANILVRASQPFQRQCSTNNNTCNMVSPHVNGEIEEPVSNNAFKQTKYDVFLGGTRNSQGNWREEIAIPALQKYNISYTSTSTNGYVVLDNKNVTDQDVLDWKQAMDSSQVLLFYVTADTRSLTTMILAAHYIAVEKDMVLCIQPLPEENCVVGNETLSDQAIKDYNRGRVYVTDMAKRKQIPVFEDIAEAVQCVVNKFQSR; translated from the exons TGAGGTTTACAATGCTATTTGCCCTCGGTTGGGACACACCCCCCATATTCCTGAAGATTCCGTTCAGGCTTTCTTTAACGACATGAAACTTTATCCATCTAAAGATCAAG TGTCAGAAATGTTAAAGTGTGCCAGACAGTGCGGTCGGAGAAATGGGGCATCTAAATACATCACCTTTGGAGAGTTCTGTGTCCTTGTTAGAGAAATGCAAAATCAACATTCTAAGCAGCACCGAAAAATCCAGCAGTGTACAGCTAACAACA aatgtGTAAACAACTGTGAAGTATTCTTAGGGGGGTCATGTAATCCCACAACGTGGAGAGCCGACACCGCGATTCCAGAACTACAAAAGTACGGTATTACGTTTTACAATCCG CAAGTATCGAGATGGGTACCAGAGTTGGTGGCGAAAGAGCACGACGCGAAACAAGCAGCGTCGGTGCTATTGTATGTAGTTGACAGCCAAACGAGAAGTACAGTTGGGATGATAGAAGTCGCCTATTTGGTAGCATCTGGTCGATGTGTCGTAGTAGTTGCTCATTCTTACAAACCTGGTCAAAGTATTATGGGGGAAACAATCACACATAG GGAATATAGAGATTTGGTAGAGGGCCAAACGACGTTATTAACGCTAGTTAAAAGCAAAGGTATTGAAGTTCACAAGAGTTTACCGTCGGCGCTACAGTGTACTGCGAAGATATTGAGGAACGTCACCAATGACATCACTGCAGAGGAACACTTAACCAGCAAACTCAG AAAGTTACGAGAAGTTTTCGACTCCTATGGAGGTCAGAATGGCGAAATCGAAGtgtacaaatttttgaaagctTTCAATCAATTAACTCAACGCGATTTGACGACCAACGaattatataaatattacACTGCTTCCCGCAATACTGGCATATCATTCGAACTATTCTGTATGCTGATGGCCGAATTCACCACCGACAACTGTGATACGAGCACGACAAATGGTAGATTTTCAGATCCTTTATATTGGGCGTGTGCACTTTTGAAGACTCGGCATTTGCTCAGTTCATACGTTATCGAACCAGTTGCTAACATCTTAG TGCGGGCAAGTCAACCGTTTCAGCGTCAGTGTTCGACGAATAACAACACTTGTAACATGGTTAGCCCTCACGTGAACGGTGAAATAGAGGAGCCTGTCAGTAATAATGCTTTCAAACAGACCAAGTACGACGTGTTTTTGGGAGGGACGCGGAACTCGCAGGGAAACTGGCGGGAAGAAATAGCAATACCagctttacaaaaatataatataagtTACACTTCGACGTCCACGAACGGTTACGTAGTATTAGATAATAAGAATGTGACGGATCAAGACGTCTTAGATTGGAAGCAAGCGATGGACAGCTCTCAAGTGCTGCTGTTTTACGTAACGGCGGATACGAGATCGTTGACGACCATGATTCTGGCGGCTCATTACATCGCGGTTGAAAAGGACATGGTTTTGTGCATCCAACCGTTGCCGGAAGAGAATTGCGTCGTCGGGAACGAAACT ttgTCAGATCAGGCCATCAAAGACTACAACAGAGGGAGAGTGTACGTAACGGATATGGCGAAACGTAAGCAAATTCCAGTATTTGAAGACATCGCAGAAGCTGTGCAATGTGTAGTGAACAAGTTTCAGAGCAGATAG
- the raw gene encoding uncharacterized protein raw isoform X3, whose product MFVVLCVIAGSAMLHRLCVTLIIFFEVYNAICPRLGHTPHIPEDSVQAFFNDMKLYPSKDQVSEMLKCARQCGRRNGASKYITFGEFCVLVREMQNQHSKQHRKIQQCTANNKCVNNCEVFLGGSCNPTTWRADTAIPELQKYGITFYNPQVSRWVPELVAKEHDAKQAASVLLYVVDSQTRSTVGMIEVAYLVASGRCVVVVAHSYKPGQSIMGETITHREYRDLVEGQTTLLTLVKSKGIEVHKSLPSALQCTAKILRNVTNDITAEEHLTSKLRKLREVFDSYGGQNGEIEVYKFLKAFNQLTQRDLTTNELYKYYTASRNTGISFELFCMLMAEFTTDNCDTSTTNGRFSDPLYWACALLKTRHLLSSYVIEPVANILVRASQPFQRQCSTNNNTCNMVSPHVNGEIEEPVSNNAFKQTKYDVFLGGTRNSQGNWREEIAIPALQKYNISYTSTSTNGYVVLDNKNVTDQDVLDWKQAMDSSQVLLFYVTADTRSLTTMILAAHYIAVEKDMVLCIQPLPEENCVVGNETLSDQAIKDYNRGRVYVTDMAKRKQIPVFEDIAEAVQCVVNKFQSR is encoded by the exons ATGTTTGTGGTGCTGTGTGTGATAGCGGGATCTGCCATGTTGCATCGTTTGTGTGTgactttaataattttttt TGAGGTTTACAATGCTATTTGCCCTCGGTTGGGACACACCCCCCATATTCCTGAAGATTCCGTTCAGGCTTTCTTTAACGACATGAAACTTTATCCATCTAAAGATCAAG TGTCAGAAATGTTAAAGTGTGCCAGACAGTGCGGTCGGAGAAATGGGGCATCTAAATACATCACCTTTGGAGAGTTCTGTGTCCTTGTTAGAGAAATGCAAAATCAACATTCTAAGCAGCACCGAAAAATCCAGCAGTGTACAGCTAACAACA aatgtGTAAACAACTGTGAAGTATTCTTAGGGGGGTCATGTAATCCCACAACGTGGAGAGCCGACACCGCGATTCCAGAACTACAAAAGTACGGTATTACGTTTTACAATCCG CAAGTATCGAGATGGGTACCAGAGTTGGTGGCGAAAGAGCACGACGCGAAACAAGCAGCGTCGGTGCTATTGTATGTAGTTGACAGCCAAACGAGAAGTACAGTTGGGATGATAGAAGTCGCCTATTTGGTAGCATCTGGTCGATGTGTCGTAGTAGTTGCTCATTCTTACAAACCTGGTCAAAGTATTATGGGGGAAACAATCACACATAG GGAATATAGAGATTTGGTAGAGGGCCAAACGACGTTATTAACGCTAGTTAAAAGCAAAGGTATTGAAGTTCACAAGAGTTTACCGTCGGCGCTACAGTGTACTGCGAAGATATTGAGGAACGTCACCAATGACATCACTGCAGAGGAACACTTAACCAGCAAACTCAG AAAGTTACGAGAAGTTTTCGACTCCTATGGAGGTCAGAATGGCGAAATCGAAGtgtacaaatttttgaaagctTTCAATCAATTAACTCAACGCGATTTGACGACCAACGaattatataaatattacACTGCTTCCCGCAATACTGGCATATCATTCGAACTATTCTGTATGCTGATGGCCGAATTCACCACCGACAACTGTGATACGAGCACGACAAATGGTAGATTTTCAGATCCTTTATATTGGGCGTGTGCACTTTTGAAGACTCGGCATTTGCTCAGTTCATACGTTATCGAACCAGTTGCTAACATCTTAG TGCGGGCAAGTCAACCGTTTCAGCGTCAGTGTTCGACGAATAACAACACTTGTAACATGGTTAGCCCTCACGTGAACGGTGAAATAGAGGAGCCTGTCAGTAATAATGCTTTCAAACAGACCAAGTACGACGTGTTTTTGGGAGGGACGCGGAACTCGCAGGGAAACTGGCGGGAAGAAATAGCAATACCagctttacaaaaatataatataagtTACACTTCGACGTCCACGAACGGTTACGTAGTATTAGATAATAAGAATGTGACGGATCAAGACGTCTTAGATTGGAAGCAAGCGATGGACAGCTCTCAAGTGCTGCTGTTTTACGTAACGGCGGATACGAGATCGTTGACGACCATGATTCTGGCGGCTCATTACATCGCGGTTGAAAAGGACATGGTTTTGTGCATCCAACCGTTGCCGGAAGAGAATTGCGTCGTCGGGAACGAAACT ttgTCAGATCAGGCCATCAAAGACTACAACAGAGGGAGAGTGTACGTAACGGATATGGCGAAACGTAAGCAAATTCCAGTATTTGAAGACATCGCAGAAGCTGTGCAATGTGTAGTGAACAAGTTTCAGAGCAGATAG